A stretch of the Perca flavescens isolate YP-PL-M2 chromosome 3, PFLA_1.0, whole genome shotgun sequence genome encodes the following:
- the eif3k gene encoding eukaryotic translation initiation factor 3 subunit K isoform X1 — MSTSFEQMRANVGKLLRGIDRYNPENLPTLERYVETQAKENAYDLEANLAVLKLYQFNPAYFQTPVTSQILLKALTNLPHTDFTLCKCMIDQTHQQEERPIRQILYLGNLLETCHFQSFWTSLEENRELIDGITGFEDSVRKFICHVVGITYQTIEHRLLAEMLGDPLDTQVKVWMNKYGWTENEEGQIFIFNQEESVKPKNIVEKIDFESVSSIMATSQ; from the exons ATGTCGACGTCTTTCGAGCAGATGAGGGCGAACGTGGGTAAACTCCTGCGAGGAATCGACAG GTACAACCCTGAAAACCTTCCTACGTTGGAGCGCTACGTGGAGACACAAGCTAAAGAAAACGCTTACGACCTGGAGGCCAACCTGGCTGTCCTGAAGCT GTACCAGTTCAACCCAGCATACTTCCAGACTCCGGTGACCTCCCAGATTCTGCTGAAGGCTCTGACCAACCTGCCACACACCGACTTCACTCTCTGCAAGTGTATGATCGACCAAACACAC CAGCAAGAGGAGCGCCCCATCAGACAGATCCTCTACCTGGGGAACCTGCTGGAGACGTGCCACTTCCAGAGCTTctgg ACGAGTCTTGAGGAGAACCGAGAGCTCATCGACGGCATTACTGGTTTTGAGGACTCTGTACGCAAGT TCATCTGCCACGTAGTGGGCATCACCTACCAGACCATCGAACACCGGTTACTGGCTGAGATGCTGGGAGACCCGCTGG ACACTCAGGTGAAGGTGTGGATGAACAAGTACGGCTGGACGGAGAACGAGGAGGGACAAATCTTCATCTTCAACCAGGAGGAGAGCGTCAAGCCCAAGAACATCGTGGAGAAGATCGACTTTGAGA GTGTATCCAGCATCATGGCCACATCTCAgtga
- the eif3k gene encoding eukaryotic translation initiation factor 3 subunit K isoform X2: protein MSTSFEQMRANVGKLLRGIDRYNPENLPTLERYVETQAKENAYDLEANLAVLKLYQFNPAYFQTPVTSQILLKALTNLPHTDFTLCKCMIDQTHQEERPIRQILYLGNLLETCHFQSFWTSLEENRELIDGITGFEDSVRKFICHVVGITYQTIEHRLLAEMLGDPLDTQVKVWMNKYGWTENEEGQIFIFNQEESVKPKNIVEKIDFESVSSIMATSQ from the exons ATGTCGACGTCTTTCGAGCAGATGAGGGCGAACGTGGGTAAACTCCTGCGAGGAATCGACAG GTACAACCCTGAAAACCTTCCTACGTTGGAGCGCTACGTGGAGACACAAGCTAAAGAAAACGCTTACGACCTGGAGGCCAACCTGGCTGTCCTGAAGCT GTACCAGTTCAACCCAGCATACTTCCAGACTCCGGTGACCTCCCAGATTCTGCTGAAGGCTCTGACCAACCTGCCACACACCGACTTCACTCTCTGCAAGTGTATGATCGACCAAACACAC CAAGAGGAGCGCCCCATCAGACAGATCCTCTACCTGGGGAACCTGCTGGAGACGTGCCACTTCCAGAGCTTctgg ACGAGTCTTGAGGAGAACCGAGAGCTCATCGACGGCATTACTGGTTTTGAGGACTCTGTACGCAAGT TCATCTGCCACGTAGTGGGCATCACCTACCAGACCATCGAACACCGGTTACTGGCTGAGATGCTGGGAGACCCGCTGG ACACTCAGGTGAAGGTGTGGATGAACAAGTACGGCTGGACGGAGAACGAGGAGGGACAAATCTTCATCTTCAACCAGGAGGAGAGCGTCAAGCCCAAGAACATCGTGGAGAAGATCGACTTTGAGA GTGTATCCAGCATCATGGCCACATCTCAgtga